CGCCGTCTCGCTCACTCTATACTATATATAGCGCTCCTTTATCTCCTCTATATTTGGCGTCGACGCGTAGCCGTGTCTTTTGCTGTACGATTCCAAGCGCGTTTGGTTACTCCACTACTTTTATcgtattcttcttcctcttcctggcCTTGATCTCAGAGCCGCTCTATCCGTGCCTCTCTCTGGTCCCTGTCAGATAGCTTGGGATGAGGGGCTCGACGCGCCACGAGCGGCGATGGGCGTCGGACACTGTGCCCAGAGGGCGGGTGATGAGCGCGGGGTCGTCGCCGGGGACCTCCGCGTCGAACGACGGAGAGGAGTTCGTGGAGGTGACGATCGACCTCCAGGACGACGACACCATCGTGCTCCGCCGCGTCGAGCCGGCGCCAGCGGCGGACTCGGGATACTTGTCCGACGCCACGGGGTCGGCGGCGTCGCGGTCGCCTTCCATCGGGCGGAGCTCGTCGCACCGGCTGCGGCACTTCTCCCAGGAGCTGAAGGCGGAGGCGGTGGCGCGGGCGCGGCAGCTGAAGGAGGACCTCAaggccgagctcaagcggttcacgTGGGGCCACGGCCCGTCGCGGGCGGGCGCATCCACCTCCGCGGACGGGGCCGCAGGGGCGTCCCCGGCCCTGGACTCGGCCCTGGCCTCCCGGGCGGCGCGGCGGCAACGGGCGCAGCTGGATCGGACCCGATCGGGAGCCCAGAAGGCGCTCCGGGGGCTCAGGTTCATCAGCGGCGGTAAAGCCACCGCCGTCGACGCGTGGAACGAGGTCCAAAGCAACTTCGACAAGCTCGCGCGCGACGGCTATCTCTCGCGCTCCGATTTCGCCCAATGCATAGGTTTCCTTTTCGACCCGTCACACTCCTCCATTTGTCCCCGATCAATCGGGTGATTCACTCAACTAAAACCAGCAAATCGGACGCAGGCATGAAAGATTCCAAGGAGTTCGCGCTGGAGCTGTTCGACGCATTGAGCAGGAGAAGAAGGTTAAACGCGGAGCGCATCACTAAAGAGGAGCTGTACGAGTTCTGGTGTCAGATCACGGATCAAAGCTTCGATTCTCGCCTCCAGATCTTCTTCGACATGTAATAATCTAAACTCCCTTTAAAGAATTCGCATGACATTATGGATCGACCCTTCTGTGGTGTCAGGGTGGACAAGAACGAGGACGGCCGGATCACCGAGGAGGAAGTTAAAGAGGCAAGTACACTGCATcagatcttcttcttcctctgttttCCTCGTTGAATCGTGAATTCGTGTGTATATCCGATTGCATCGATCGAAGCAATCAGATACACGGTGATCGAGTTGGTGAGCGGAACCTATCTGCTCTTTCCCAATACATCTTAGGCTCCAGAATTTTATTACTATGGTTTCTATATCAACACGTAAATGTTTGCATGTGGAAATAAGAGGGGAAAGGTTGTGACTTGATCTAAGATGCATGAAAAAAACACGATTACTCTGTCACCACCAGCGGTAGGTGAGAGGCGCAATAAGTCAAAGTAGAAGAAGACTTCGACGTTGGATTTCATTATCTTTCTCTTCTAATGGACCAGCGTTGCTTTCCAGATCATAATGCTGAGTGCGTCGGCAAATAAGCTGTCGAGGCTGAAAGAACAGGCCGAGGAATACGCAGCCTTAATCATGGAGGAGCTGGATCCCGAGCGGCTCGGCTATATCGAGGTCCGAATCCCAGACTCTCTCTTGTAAATATCATTGTGGCCACCTAAGGCAGgtagacttcttcttcttcttctccttccatgATTCGTTGACTTCTTGTTTCTTCCTCTGCACCACGCAAGGCATGTAGACGTATCTTGCTTTACACTGCCTTCAGCGTATACCTACCTATACATGACCTCTAGGCTTCTAGAACGTCGAAAACCATGTCGAAATTGCCTTGCTGGATGAGGATGATGATGCTAATTGGTGTTTTCTAAGATACCACCACCGTAGTGGTTGAACGGCTGTCGGCTGTCGCTGGTGGCGTTCTTGGAGCAGTGTCATCCAAATCACTGGCTTTTTGCTGGTGGCGTTATTGCGAAGAAAAGCAAGATTGCTGGAATATGAAACCATCGTTCTCAATAATTGAGTTCGATTAATAGATCGTATTGCGTCGTTTTCCAACATTTGTCCCTGCTTTAATTTTGCAGCTGTGGCAACTGGAGACATTGTTGCTTCAAAAGGATACGTACCTTAACTACAGTCAGGCGCTGAGCTACACCAGCCAAGCGTTGAGTCAGAACCTGGCCGGGCTGAGGAGGAAGGGGCCCATCCGGAAGCTGAGCACGAAGCTGGGCTACTACTTGGAGGAGAACTGGAAGCGGCTGTGGGTGATGGCGCTGTGGGTCGGGGTGATGGCCGGCCTGTTCGCCTGGAAGTTCATCCAGTACCGGCACAGGTACGCGTTCCAGGTGATGGGGTACTGCCTCACCACCGCCAAGGGCGCGGCCGAGACGCTCAAGCTCAACATGGCCCTCGTTCTTCTCCCGGTGTGCCGAAACACCATCACCTGGCTTCGCTCCACCCGGCTGGCCCGTGCTCTGCCCTTCGACGACAATATCAACTTCCATAAGGTTATACCTACCAAGGAAGCTTTAAGTCGgtccaagaaaaataaatttacagGCGGTGGATCGAAATCCTGCTACTGACTGACCGTTTGCGTGATTAAGTTTAGGCGATAGCGGCGGCAATCATGGTCGGCGTGATCCTCCACGCCGGCAACCATGTCACCTGCGACTTTCCGCGGCTGATATCGTCGTCGGCTGACAAGTACAACATGTTGCGGCCTTACTTTGGAGAAACCAAGCCCACGTACATGGATCTCGTGCGAGGCCCCGAGGGCGTGACCGGGATCATAATGTTGGTCTGCATGGTGGTGGCCTTCACACTCGCCACGCACTGGTTCCGCCGGAGCCTGGTGAGGTTCCCCAAGCCCTTCGACAGGCTCACCGGCTTCAACGCCTTCTGGTACTCCCACCACCTGTTTGTCATCGTCTACGTGTTGCTCATCGTCCACGGAGAATGCCTCTACCTCATCCACAAGTGGTACAACAAGACGGTAAATCTCTCTCATCCTCGCAACCTTGTCACCGAGTTCTTGGCGATGCTAAACCTTGTTCTGCGATGCAGACATGGATGTATCTAGCAGCTCCTGTTCTGCTCTACGTTGGGGAGAGGAGCCTGAGAGCCCTTAGGTCCGGCTATTACTCGGTTCGGCTCCTGAAGGTACGTAGCTCACTGATTCTGCAACCGGAGAAATTTACATAGCATTGAAGAAGGATTCTCTAATAATAGTTCGTGCTTCCACTAACTGAGCTCTGTAATCAGGTCGCTATATATCCCGGCAATGTTCTGACGCTCCAAATGTCAAAGCCCTCCGCGTTCCGCTACCAGAGTGGTCAGTACATGTTTGTTCAGTGCCCTGCTGTATCGCCCTTCGAATGGTAATTAATGCCTGAGATGTTAAGATTGTCTTCCTCATCGCTTTTCATTCGTACCACAAGCACGCCATGTTTTCTTTCTATGTTCCCAGGCATCCTTTCTCCATTACTTCTGCGCCGGGGGATAGCTACCTAAGCGTCCACATTCGACAACTCGGTGACTGGACACGAGAATTAAAGCGGGTCTTCGCAGCAGCCTGTGAACCTCCGGGGGCCGGAAAGAGTGGCCTTCTGAGGGCAGACGAGGCCACCAAGAAAAGGTGCGTGCGCCGAACGAAGGGTTTAATATAACGTTCGTAGTGACGTCTCATAAGCAGAGCTCCTCGTTGTAATTGTAGCCTGCCGAAGCTTTTGATCGACGGGCCTTACGGTGCTTCAGCTCAGGACTACAAGAAGTACGACGTCCTTCTTCTCGTCGGCCTCGGAATCGGTGCAACTCCTTTCATCAGCATCCTGAAGGATCTCCTGAACAACATAGTCAAAATGGAAGAGGAAAACGTGAGCACCGCATTCCTCGTTCAAACGAACTTTCTAGCCTCCATCTTCTTCGTCCATTCTGGAAGACTTCATGTGATAATTTTGCAGGAGGCGCTCTCGGACTACCGCCCACCAAAGCCACAGAACGGGGAGCGTGTCGATTTGGCGACGCTGATGAGGGCGTCGAGGAGAGTACGGTGGGCTCTCAGAACGACCAACGCATACTTCTACTGGGTGACACGAGAACAGGGGTCCTTCGACTGGTTTAAAGGAGTTATGAACGAAGTGGCCGAGTTAGATCAAAGGGTAAGCCAACAAAGTTTCCCGATTGTAATCCACAGCTCACGTATCTTTGCTGATTCAAACGGATGGTTAGGGCGTGATTGAGATGCACAATTACTTGACGAGTGTGTACGAAGAAGGAGACGCCAGATCTGCACTGATCACCATGATCCAAGCTCTCAATCATGCCAAGAACGGCGT
The window above is part of the Musa acuminata AAA Group cultivar baxijiao chromosome BXJ2-6, Cavendish_Baxijiao_AAA, whole genome shotgun sequence genome. Proteins encoded here:
- the LOC135615708 gene encoding respiratory burst oxidase homolog protein A-like, whose product is MRGSTRHERRWASDTVPRGRVMSAGSSPGTSASNDGEEFVEVTIDLQDDDTIVLRRVEPAPAADSGYLSDATGSAASRSPSIGRSSSHRLRHFSQELKAEAVARARQLKEDLKAELKRFTWGHGPSRAGASTSADGAAGASPALDSALASRAARRQRAQLDRTRSGAQKALRGLRFISGGKATAVDAWNEVQSNFDKLARDGYLSRSDFAQCIGMKDSKEFALELFDALSRRRRLNAERITKEELYEFWCQITDQSFDSRLQIFFDMVDKNEDGRITEEEVKEIIMLSASANKLSRLKEQAEEYAALIMEELDPERLGYIELWQLETLLLQKDTYLNYSQALSYTSQALSQNLAGLRRKGPIRKLSTKLGYYLEENWKRLWVMALWVGVMAGLFAWKFIQYRHRYAFQVMGYCLTTAKGAAETLKLNMALVLLPVCRNTITWLRSTRLARALPFDDNINFHKAIAAAIMVGVILHAGNHVTCDFPRLISSSADKYNMLRPYFGETKPTYMDLVRGPEGVTGIIMLVCMVVAFTLATHWFRRSLVRFPKPFDRLTGFNAFWYSHHLFVIVYVLLIVHGECLYLIHKWYNKTTWMYLAAPVLLYVGERSLRALRSGYYSVRLLKVAIYPGNVLTLQMSKPSAFRYQSGQYMFVQCPAVSPFEWHPFSITSAPGDSYLSVHIRQLGDWTRELKRVFAAACEPPGAGKSGLLRADEATKKSLPKLLIDGPYGASAQDYKKYDVLLLVGLGIGATPFISILKDLLNNIVKMEEENEALSDYRPPKPQNGERVDLATLMRASRRVRWALRTTNAYFYWVTREQGSFDWFKGVMNEVAELDQRGVIEMHNYLTSVYEEGDARSALITMIQALNHAKNGVDIVSGTRVRTHFARPNWKRVFSKICSKHPHAKIGVFYCGAPVLAQELSKICYDHNQRGTTRFDFHKEHF